The Malus domestica chromosome 08, GDT2T_hap1 genomic interval GATCCCTGAACTTGTAATAATGTGGAGCAATGGTCATTTTGGCTAACTCCATTAGAACTTTCATCCATCTTTGCCCctttaaaccttttattttgGATGAAAGTTCTAACAAAGTTAGCAAAAATGACTATTGCTCCATACTATGACAAATTCAAAGACCAATTAATATAGATTTTTAGTTCAGGAACTAAAGCTCCAATTAAGCCAAAATTCAAGGACCATGGCTCCATTTTTCTCAAGATAAAAACAAGCTTAAGGAAAGTCTCACTTTTGAACCCTATGAACCCAATGAAGCTAACATAATAATCTAGTGTAAAACCAATTGCTGCAAACAATtgttgcctttttcttttttttttccctgaaGAAATCACTAACTGTAAAAACTCCCattcttcttcacttcttttttGGCTGTACAGCAATTCCCCCAACCAGTTTCTTGAGACTTCAGTAAATTCGGTAAGCCACCCCATGCCCATGGACAAACCTTGCATCTTCCTCAGTGTAGACATGAGTTTCATTCAGCAAcctaaaaaatatgaaatgttACACAGAAATTAATTGGATTCGAGCATTTTCGCACACCTtagtggaaaaaaaataaaagagccAAGACTGCATGATGACTATTTTGAAGTACTGTTTACAGTTCCCGTAATATTTAGATGGCCCATTGTAGGATGATAAAACGGAAGTGATCTTACGATAAAGAAACAGTTTTGTTCATGGTTGCAGAGGACATGAACTGAGCACCATTCAAGTAGTTTAGCTCCCCATCAATTCTTTCCTCTATCCTCCTGTCCATTTTCTCAGCATTGATAAAAAAAGGCTCGTCCGAGGCCTAATTAGAACatggaataaattaattaaCTGATACTAATGCAATCCTATCGAATTAATTAAGCTAAGAGTGTATACTTAACATACCATAACCCATCCCCATGTATCTGCAAAAGATGGTATGTGAGCTGCATATGGCACCACATCTGCACAAACATGTAAAATGAAGTCGCAAACAAGAAATGAATTAGACTAAACAACATGATGACGAAATCAATATCAATATCAGCGACTGTAATGTCAAAGAAGTATCGATAATATCAACAGTATCGACTAGCGTTTCAACGACGTATTTGCAATTTAAAAAGTGCGGTTAACTGCACCAGAGAAAAACCCTACATATACACATGTAGGAGACTTACACTTGAAGACCTGTTTAATTGTGTTATATATAGAGGTGAAGACCTCTTTGTGGGTGAAAATGCCTGCTGGACCAGCCTGCAAGTAAATTTTAAATACTATGTTTATTTACTGCAAAATGGTAAAAATTAAATGGGGCATATACATTGCATATAGTTAACATTATTTACCTGGGTCACAAAAATGCCACCATGATTAAGCTTAGGTTTAAGAATTTTGTCATAGAAGGATTTTGTGTAGAGTTGATAGCAAGGTCCTCCTTCAACCGGGTCTGCTAAATCTCCGACTATGATATCAAATTTTTCACAACTCTTCTCCAATTCCGCCCTTTAATAACAACGTTACGTATAAGAGGTTAGGATGATTGTTTCGGATTGTTAATAACAATTTGCAGGAGGAGCTAATAGTACACTTACTTGGCATCATTTATAATAAGGTTAAGCTTATGATGAGAAAATGCCTCCTGATTCACTGTCAAATGCCTGCGGCAGAAATCAACCACCTCCTGCAATAGGTGCcacaaattattttatttattctaTGTCTTTCATTTGgtgcaaaaccaagtgacgttTTAAAATTCATACAGTCGACCTCACTTAATAGGATAAGGCTTAGTTGTTATTGCTAAAATCATCCCACAATCTTTACCTATATTATGATTAGTTACCTGATCGATGTCACACATGGTAACTTTGTCCAGTAATTTGTGCTTGAGTGCTTCCCTTGCAGCTGACCCTTCCCCACCTCCCATTATGAATATACGTTCAGGCCTGCACTTcttaaaactaattaattagttgaaGGTGGACGcaactaattataaaaaataaattaaaaacaaaatcattccaacaaataaattaaaaactaaaataaaaatgctTAATTGTATCAATGGTCTCTCAACATCAACTCTAGCTTATTTTAGTTCCTAAACTCTCATATTAGTTTCTTTAGTCCTCAAAATGTGTTATACCATTGACCCTTTTCACTGGCGTCATCTATTTTTCTGTTAAATTCAGCGATATATTAGGAATTTCATCCCACATCACTagtgaaaaataaatttaaaaatgagaaaaaccctaaaaaatcattttttttttttgtgtgtaagAAAATTGAATACATAGGAATTATTTTTAGTAGTACAATATGTGATTTCTTAGTTGTTTAAGTCCAACAAAAGTTCAATTTCCTACAAACTTTGAAATTGCATTGCCTAATATTTACAAGTTGCTAAAGTCCAACCATTGTCATTATGTGTTTTTAtagttcaaatttcattttttttctaagttttagatattaatttatgaattttcattTGTTGTTTAGCTTATTCTATTGTTTTTTTGAAGTTTGAAGTTGGAGGTCCAATATACCCTAGatttaacagaaaaaaaaacaacgtTAGTGAATAGGACCAACGGTGCAAAAACATTTTAAGTTCGAGAATAAAAAATACGAATATAAGAGTTTAGAGTAAAGTCAAACTAAGGACAAAATTCaagaaccattgctacaattaagCGGAAAAAAAATCTAAAGATTCTAAAAACATGCTAAAGTACTAACCACCAATAAGAGCACCTATATAATTATATGGTGATCAACAAGTAATTAAATGAATGTTAATTTAGAGGAGGACTGACTTTGGGTGACATAAGAGTGCAGGATGTATCAAGCATTCATGATATATAAATTCATCCACTTCTGCACTTTGCATCTTCCCATCAATTATCAGTACCTGTATAAACGTTATACACAAACAAATTACACAATATCAGCATCAACGTCCCGTTACTACTATTAAACAGAAAAGAACATTTAAAAGGGAGACtcgaacttaaaacctcttCCGTAgcttaaaaagagaaaaatcacAAACCTTCCCGAAACGCTTTGTGTCCAATAAAGCTATCTCCTGGTACTCGCTAGTTCCTTTATGCAGCACACTGTAGAGACAAGACCAACACACAAACATAAACTTAAGTGAAAGAAACcctgaagaaagaagaaaaatacagTATGATCTGGAGACGCATATTACTAACAAGAAGTGATGAACAAGAAGTAGGCTATATCCAGAGTTCAAAACCCTCtgcaattaaaaaaaagaatatgtgAAAATTTACAAACCCGTTGACATTGAGAGCAAATGACCATTTCAGATCGTCATCAATGGTTTCTTCATACCAGGAACTATCTATATCTCTCTCTATGTGGTTGCTACCGTTTAGTAGTACCACTGCTTTAGGATCAAACTTCTCACTGAATTTTGAGAACCCATTTCCGTTTGCATGATAAAACTCAACAGCCtcacccatttttttttttggaaaattagAGAAAAAACCAAGACAGGAACTTTAGGGTTTGGATTAGGACTTAGAGGAAATGAGAGGGTTTGCAGTGTAGGTTGGCAGAAAGGAGAGGGGGTTAGCTTCTTTATATAGTGGCACAGGAAAATCGATAAACTATAAAGGCacccaaataaataaatgaaagatcAAATCTATGCACTGGTAATTGCTAAGCCAGAAGATTAATCTGTATATTATTAGGAGCACGGGTAATGATTTTGTCACTAGCTTGCAATATCACGAACTTTCTGTTGCACTTCCCACAAACAAAATTAGTATGTAAGCCAAGTTGAATATTAGAGTgtgcaacgaacaagactaacaaataataagaatattattaaacaaactgagaatgccgaaacggctacaaaaccctaagagactacattgtggctaacttgttctctaatgaataacaaagcatcctatttataataaactaaccataatctctaacaaaacctaattctaacgggctaagcctagaaaaccaaacattcaaataaaccaaaatactaatattttccaacacccccgtcaaactcaccgccatgagtttgccaacaagcagatgtggatacaagcctccaaattccaatgccaatgccaatgccgatgccgatgccgaaGCCAATACCAATGCCAATGTCGATGCCGATGCCAATACCAATGCCGATGCCAACTTctgaacaaacaaacaaaaaatccaaccaaattttttttttccctttgccCGCATGGGCCAAACAAGCAAccaattttttcttgtttcttccttttttttttttttactcccctttttttccttctttttttcattcattctactttttcctcttttttcctTTGCAACAATACAGACTTGTGGATACTCCTGTAGGCTGCAACGTTTAAATGTACAGAAGTAGAGCCACggcacaaaaaacaaacaaacaattttttttcttcttgcaaacaatcaataccaactaacaaTCTGAACACGAACGACAAAGGAAACAAACAAATAGATACCAACCCAAAGCAAattaaatcccgaaggatcaaacctgctctgataccaagttgaatatcagagtgcgcaacgaacaagactaacaaataataataatattattaaacaaactgagaatgACGAAACggttacaaaaccctaagagactacattgtggctaacttgttctctaatgaataacaaaacaccctatttataataaacgaACCCTAATcgctaagcccagaaaaccaaacattcaaataaaccaaaatactaatattttccaacaagcCATGCCTTCATAATAAAAATCTAAGGACGTGCCGTGTGAAATATGAGTTTGGAATTTGTTCTTAACCACTGAGCTACCCCGTGGTAGCTAAATGGGATTAGGAGTTGGACTGAGCAAGTTTTAGGAAGAATATAGTGACAAATTGCAAACGGTTCGCCAAGTAATTTGCAGTCATTATGAAATGTGTTGGATACCAAAGTTAGTGTCCCTCCCATGAAACGAAACGCACGCGTAGGAGCACAGTTGGCATGGCCAAGTGTGCAAAAGTTACACCTGGCGTGATCTTACAGGACAAAAGCACATACGTGGGACCCACTTGGGATTGTGGCCTCCTTTGCAAAACTTTGTATTACATATGCGTTTCTTTCCGCACCTAAAATGTGTTGTGAGAATGCATGCGATGGGTGGGTGAGTTATCCATTTGCTTGTTTGTTTCTGGTTACTTGCCCACAAACATGATTTTGGCCTGCGTAGTGGGGTGTAAGCATGTCCCACTAAGCAAAAGCTTGGGATGGATTTATGGAGTATATGGGCCCCACATCCATGTTCGGGATGAGTAATTTTTCGTTGTATTCAGAATACCATTATGTGATGACATTATTCTACTTAAAGTATAATAATATACTATAGAAGTACTAGATATCAACTGAACCTTGTCGTCCACTCATCAATATTATAACTCTAAATAACATGATAAGATTCTGAATGCACTAAATTTATCGCTTGAAAATAGCCTATGGGCCACACATTTGCTATTGTGGGAGAGAGGGTAAATAGATTGGAGGAGGGGAGGCGTCCTCAATTGAGCGTGGGGTGAATCCACTAAGCTATTTTTGTGGAACACCCACTCCTTGACACTAGGTTTTCATTAGCTTCCTCATCATCTCATCCATCCCATGTTCCGTTATCTTCTTTACTTTGTTTATTATTGTATGCATTATTTGATGTCTTTCATGCCAAGTCTCAAATGACCATATCACCCATTTGCCCTCGTACTATGCCAAAAGGCTAAAAACCTTGGTAATTGCATGCACGAGTTACCATTTGGAATTGAGATAACCAGTAGGGTAACTTAAAACAATAACATTGCAAATGGGAACTACATTAGGAATTACCCTTAATCTCTTATTGTTAGAGACACTCAAGTTCTTATTGTTTTAAGTTATCCTATTAGGTTCCTGACCACCGCTCAACTAGCGCCTAACGCACTTTAGAACATTTTTTAAAGTTGAAACCTCTTTAAGGGGGGACAAGGGTAGAAAAAAATATTGCATCAAACCCACCACCATAAGGCGTTGTGGTCTTTGTTAAGTGTAAGGGCAGCTCACAATCATATatatttagggttagggttaagtCAATGGCTTCAACTTTCACAGTCTAATAGGCACTTTACTGGTTCCCACGCCAAGTCAAACCTTTTTCTGTAGTTCAATATATGTTCCATGGAAAAGGGTCAATTTAGAGGATCCTAATAGATAttgataaatatataaatatacggGAACGGATATGTGAcatcatttttttataattttttatacgtTTTTATGAAACTCACTTTataatttcaacgatctgaacCTTAGAAGTTTATTATTGAGTCAAACAAATGGGAATATGGTTGTTAAAATGCAAAAAACTTCTCCATCACTCGTTACATCAATTACACATAAACACTTACGTACttttcaaaataaaagataTGGAATTATGCAATCTCTTTGCAGTGGGAATATTCTTAGTCTACAATTGAAGAAACCTCGGAAGATAATGAACAATGACACACCATTTGTATTAATCTACAAATCCACCAAAAGAAAACATTAAAATATACACACAATAAAAGAAACTTCTGTTGAAATAAAGTTGACCCAATAATTAATATCATGACTCGTCAGCATTTACATTTGAGTGATGAGGCGTGCTTTGTGCTCCCCACTATTACCAGAatatcaatctctctctctgcatAGTGCATAATAAGGAGATGAGATCCTAGCCAAATCTCTATGCTCAGATTCGATGAATCCGAAAATTCGGATTGTTCAAGTGAGAGAGATCCGAGCCGTTTAAGGCTTGGTTTTGTGTGAAGTGGGTCAATGTGAGAATTAATAAGAACAACATGATTTTAATTGAGTGATCCGAATTTCTTGATTCGTCAGCTCTTAACATAGAGATCCAAGAGGATCTCAATTCCATAATAAGGTTCTTTCCCCCCAATTGGAATTTCCACAAAACAAAATGGGATTGAGGACAAAACCCACTGTCAATTTTCAATCTTTTCTCACTTTTGGGTAACGTGGGTTTTGTGCTTTGCTTTGTTCCTCCAAAAACCTAAAACCCTTTTGGCTCACGATTTTGCTGTCGTAAAAAGTGTGATGCTCTTGAGTAACGTGCCGTCAAATTGTCTTGCACACGTGTTGTTAGGGTTTCTTAGTGCTGGAACTGGAAGCTGACCTACAAATGATGTCAATCTGATAAGATTATATTTCTTTCAAGTGGATAGCAAAAATTCTGTTACGCTTTGGTGTATCCTCTGCATTGAGATTTTTAGACGTTAGATTTGGTCATCTAACGGTCAAAAGTAAAAACCCTAGTAGGTATACGACACTGCGAAACATACTACAAAATCTCAGTGGATCGATGAGGAACAATCGTACGTACATCATACAATTACAATACACATGTTTTGTGAGTTGAGAGAGTATAATTGCTAAAGAGAACACAAGAGTTAGTGCTGAAGAGGGACCAAAACTCAAATTGGCTTCCGTGATATGGACGGAAGCCTGCATCGTATTTCGGTGCTAGAAAAATATGGTAAAAGTGAACGATCAAATGCatgcataaaaagaaaaatggtggCCTCCCTCATGCCTGCCTGCCTGCCTGCCTGGTCAACTAATTATCTTAGCCttttttcttaagaaaaactaatgaaaagggcttgaaaactttgagttttaatgataaggacaaaataaagggtaaagtgaatagtaccaggattgactttttagtgtaaaaatgtggtttttcgttaaagtgaacagtaccgggtgcttttcgttaaagttctcttttTCTTATTGTTTAATCCCGAAAATTAAATAATAGACTTGTAATTAAGCTAGTCTAATTTGGAAtcggatcctctctggatcctctttgtaGGAATCCGGGGATCAATCAATCGTACATGTTCGTCGAACATCGTGCGGttagaatttattttaaattttatatttaaaattgaatataaatagtacctaacaaaaactgaccgtacgatgtacgatgaacagataCAATTGATTGATCCCCTAGATccccacaaagagaatccgaagAAGATCCTTGTCGGTCTAATTTATCAGCCGTATGAAAACAACACGTGCATGATTGTATTTAACTGGTAAGACCTAAACCCATTATCCATCAGTAAACAAAGAAATAGCCGATCTCACTGAAGAAAAATTCGTTTACCCTAAACAAATAATCCATGGGGAcatcaaaaagaaaataaatcctATGAGAAATGACGTGGCACAAAGCTAAGGATTATAAGTTTTTGTGAGAAATCCCAAAGGTTGTATTTGATTAATTGATGAAAGATGATTACAATGAAGCAGCCATTGGCTTAAATAAATGGATTACAACTCCCTAGGACAACTCAAAAGATTTAGGTAATTAAAACGGAAGCAAACGACGTTAATAAGATACAAACGAAAAGTCCGATTTTTATTACAGAACTTAAAATGCAGTTTTGGAAGCTTTAACAGTCTTGGATGGCCAAAATCCATCATATGTCACAAAAAAAGGTGTGAGTTTGAACTGTGATGTCTTTCCCTTTCCGAAAAAGTATCATGAGCCAAAATCATAGCTCGGACGCTAAGTTTGCAAATTCCCACTGCGTCCCCTTGTCTTCTGTCTATCCATTTTCTCTTCAAGCCATTGGACCATTTGTTCTACATCAAGTACTTCCCAATTTGATCCTCTTGTTGAAATTTAAACATAGCCAGGCTTTGTAAGAGTGAGTTAGTTACATCAATTGCCAACAATAGGATGCTCGAGAAGAGGCAATGGTGAAGGGTACCTATTTGTCACATCTTCTGGAAAGATGTGAGCCTAAACattcaacaacaataacaaaaagTATATCAATCAAACAATATAATGGTACATAAAATTCCCGAGAAAATTTATCATATCAGTGTGATCGTGCAAATGCACGTATTTGAGGGGCATAGTTTTCAAAGATATGGAAGACATGTGGAACTCATGTCCTTGTCCTTTATTCTTACACTCTCCAAAATTTAGGGCGGTTAAAGATTTTGTACTGAAAACCGTCTGCGGCATGGCGTATCTGCCGGTGGCGTTCCATGCTTTGTGATGAGTACAAAGGCTGATGTCTAACTCTTTAATGTTACTCTCAACTGGCAAATGGTCTTCTACCACAGTGGTAAAGATGAGAGTTGCCCTTGCATCATGGTGTGAGTCCAGACAATCTAACAtataatctaacaaatctatcgtttaacaaaaaaaaaaaaaaaatattactctCAACTGCAAGATTCAACCACTTATCCATGATCGCGACGCCTTGTAAACACTTCATTCGAAGCATAAATTGTCCACGTCGCACTTCATCTTTCTCGTAGCACTTCGGAGACCTTTGCTGGATCCTAGTGAACGATATCCTCTTCTTACAATAGTTACCCAAAGGCTGCTCATCGTAGTCAAAATCTAAGAGGGCAACTAAGGACCATGCGCGTGCACATTGGTTCGAAAGAATGCTGGCCCCAACAGCGGGTTTGGTGGCAAAGGTTTCGAGAATTTGGAAAACAAGGTGGTCAAgtaattggggggggggggggggggtgttgtGTGTACGTCTCCAACACAGCCACCGGATTTTGTTTTTGATCAACATCGTCTCAACTGTGCCTTTTGATCTTGTTTGTGTTTCCGCTGCCGTTGCGGGAGCCGGTGGTTTTTCTTTTCGGCCATGATCGACGCTCTTTGTAATGCATCGATACACAGAACAAATCAGTTTATAAGAACAAATCAATTTGGTCCAATGTTACTTGTTTATTTCTCTAATAACAAGtgggttgaaagcaagagatATCAGAGAGGCAATTCACCACCATCTTTCACtcatttaaaaacaaaagtaaCGTGAACAAAACCGAAATACGAAAACCCGTGGAGTTTATCAAATAACAAAATagtattcttcctctcctgATTTCAACAAAAACCTGTTTGCTAACATAATACTACATAACAATGTCGTTTGAAAAACAGACCCAAACAACTAACTCAGTTTACGCTACTGCAACTGGAACTGGCTCTATGTTGATTGCTGCGGGTGGAACCGGAAGATACTGTTCTTCCTTGGGGGTGTGGATGGTCACCAAATCAGGCAATGGAGTCATTGGTCCCTGCTTGCCCTTGGGATCCCAGTCAAGCATGATCTTCACCTTAATACCGAGCACACCCTGTTGCAGTTGCCAGAGCAAAGACACAATTAACTAcacttgttgaaaagaaaataagcaaAAATCACAGAATCACTTCATTTGCTAGTTGCAACAAAAGATCGGTTGGAGAGGAAGCTAACCTGTCTAAGAAGAACGTGCCTCACAGCGGCATCAATGTACTCATTGACGGGCTGACCAGAGGAAATCATGTACCCATCCTTAAATTTCATTGACTTGGCACGCGCTGCCCTGAGCTTTCCACTAACAATAACCTGTGCGAAAAGATTAAGATTAGATTTCAGGAGCCATTTTCAACACCCCGACTAAAAAGACTACATTAATTGTTCATAAGGAGAAAAGTAGACTTAAGGGATACCTCACATCCCTTTGCACCACTCTCCATGACGAATCTCAGCACACCATAGCAAGCCCTATAACATCAAAATATCTCAGTAACAACACAACATGCCAACATATCAAGAACTCTTAAAGTTGTGAGAAAATATTCCAAACTCCAACAAGGTTTTAATTTGAGCATTGATATTAAATCAACCCAAAGGTTCATGGGCAACGAGCTACGAGTATAACGAATAAAAAACAATGCTGATGCCTTATGTGTGGTGAAACGTGTGATTCGGAACCATTCAATGATTATAATTTCTCCATCCAATAACCAAAGCCGGGAAAGAACATGGATGAATCAATCCTAAGCTAACAAAATAAAGATGGAATGAGCAATTATCGTCATCCTCAAACACGAGGTCGGCAACGACTACATCATAGCCTACTCGCTGAAAAGATGACTTCTTTCTAACATAATTATATGAATTTTGTATTGAGATAACAGAAATGAAAAATGAATTGAACCTGCGAACAGCGAGGCCTCCAAGGAGCTTGTATCGGAGAGACTCGGCCTGAGCAATGGCACATAGTCCCCTGTTGTTCACCTTCTCAGCATAAAGCTCGACGCTGTTCTCGGGGAACTTGAATCTCTTCTGAACAATAGATGTCAGCTCCCTAATCCTCCTTCCCTTCTCGCCTATTCCACATATACATAACATAAATATTTAAACTAATACGTAATTATCAAAATTAATCTCAGTTTAATTCGATTAACAAACAGAATTACATATCAAGAGTGAGATTTACCGAGGACGTTCTGAGTGCGAGTGGCTCGGATGATGATCTCAGTGCGGACAGGGGTGACCCTGACTTCGACGCCGGAGTAGCCGTCCTCCGCCAGCTCTCTGGTCAGAACCTCGTTCAGCTCGGCGAAGAAAACTCCGTCGGCCACAAACTATCAAATCATAGAACAAAACACGACTGATTGATTGACTGTATAATCACTTGAGATT includes:
- the LOC103440896 gene encoding thermospermine synthase ACAULIS5-like, with product MGEAVEFYHANGNGFSKFSEKFDPKAVVLLNGSNHIERDIDSSWYEETIDDDLKWSFALNVNGVLHKGTSEYQEIALLDTKRFGKVLIIDGKMQSAEVDEFIYHECLIHPALLCHPKPERIFIMGGGEGSAAREALKHKLLDKVTMCDIDQEVVDFCRRHLTVNQEAFSHHKLNLIINDAKAELEKSCEKFDIIVGDLADPVEGGPCYQLYTKSFYDKILKPKLNHGGIFVTQAGPAGIFTHKEVFTSIYNTIKQVFKYVVPYAAHIPSFADTWGWVMASDEPFFINAEKMDRRIEERIDGELNYLNGAQFMSSATMNKTVSLSLLNETHVYTEEDARFVHGHGVAYRIY
- the LOC103440897 gene encoding small ribosomal subunit protein uS3x-like, with amino-acid sequence MAAATQMSKKRKFVADGVFFAELNEVLTRELAEDGYSGVEVRVTPVRTEIIIRATRTQNVLGEKGRRIRELTSIVQKRFKFPENSVELYAEKVNNRGLCAIAQAESLRYKLLGGLAVRRACYGVLRFVMESGAKGCEVIVSGKLRAARAKSMKFKDGYMISSGQPVNEYIDAAVRHVLLRQGVLGIKVKIMLDWDPKGKQGPMTPLPDLVTIHTPKEEQYLPVPPAAINIEPVPVAVA